From Paenibacillus sp. PK3_47, the proteins below share one genomic window:
- a CDS encoding type I phosphomannose isomerase catalytic subunit: MTKPYPLKFQPEFKERVWGGRALEKFGLDLPEGHIGEGWMIADHPNGTSSVVNGELAGQGLDQIREQFGLEWFGSKGISEAGGRFPLLIKLLDCNDNLSVQVHPTDDYEGLPEGELGKTEMWYVLDAKPGAKIIYGLKDGVTRESLREALENGTVMDSMQEVTVSAGDSFYIPAGTVHALCAGVVVAEIQQNSDTTYRIYDYDRPGLDGKPRELHIEDSLNVTAYEGAGATSMKTDGAVPGQWLQIASSPYFIVEKGVVNGEWKLSTTPDSFTILVVCEGSGHLTWEGGSQPYAAGECYLLPSSLGEYAIEGHSTVLRSYLP, encoded by the coding sequence ATGACTAAGCCATATCCTTTGAAATTTCAACCGGAGTTTAAAGAACGTGTATGGGGCGGCCGCGCACTGGAGAAATTCGGCCTGGATCTGCCTGAGGGCCATATCGGAGAAGGCTGGATGATTGCCGATCATCCGAACGGCACCTCCTCCGTAGTGAACGGCGAACTGGCCGGACAAGGCCTGGATCAGATCCGCGAGCAGTTCGGCCTTGAGTGGTTCGGCAGTAAAGGAATTTCCGAAGCAGGCGGAAGATTCCCGCTCCTGATCAAGCTGCTGGACTGCAATGACAATCTGTCCGTTCAGGTGCATCCGACCGACGATTATGAAGGGCTTCCGGAGGGCGAGCTGGGCAAAACAGAAATGTGGTACGTGCTGGATGCCAAACCAGGCGCCAAAATCATCTACGGCCTGAAGGACGGCGTAACCCGCGAGAGCCTGCGCGAAGCGCTGGAGAACGGTACGGTAATGGACAGCATGCAGGAAGTAACCGTATCTGCCGGCGATTCCTTCTACATCCCTGCAGGTACCGTCCATGCACTTTGTGCAGGCGTTGTGGTTGCGGAAATCCAGCAGAATTCAGATACTACATACCGTATTTATGACTATGACCGTCCCGGCCTGGACGGCAAACCCCGCGAGCTGCATATCGAGGACTCCTTGAATGTTACCGCCTATGAAGGCGCGGGAGCCACTTCCATGAAAACAGACGGCGCGGTTCCGGGACAATGGCTGCAAATCGCCTCCTCCCCGTATTTTATCGTGGAAAAAGGCGTTGTGAACGGTGAATGGAAGCTCTCCACAACTCCGGACAGCTTCACGATTCTCGTGGTCTGCGAAGGCAGCGGACATCTCACTTGGGAAGGCGGTTCCCAGCCTTATGCCGCAGGTGAATGCTACCTGCTTCCTTCCAGCCTTGGAGAATACGCCATTGAAGGGCACTCCACCGTGCTCCGTTCTTATTTGCCTTAA
- a CDS encoding radical SAM protein, whose amino-acid sequence MRIVLATLNAKYIHTSLAIRLLKAYSEHEFKDILLAEYTIKDPVMNIVSDLFQKKPDVIGFSCYIWNIEETIKVIGILKQVMPEVTIVLGGPEVSYEPLYWMKREAGIDFIVNGDGEETFHHLLQELRDDRKFHFVYGAAYRKGEELIVNPPRPKSDLNTLPTPHRFAEDLPDLSKRIVYFETSRGCPFNCQFCLSSIEVGVRYYDIERVKSDLLYLINNGAKVIKFLDRTFNINRNYAMEMFQFLIDNHQGCVFQFEITADIMRPEVLDFLAENAPPGIFRFEIGVQSTNDETNELVKRRQNFKKLSRTVMKIKASGNIDQHLDLIAGLPQEDYATFRKTFNDVFVMEPEELQLGFLKMLRGTGLRAQAAKYDYTYMEHAPYEILSSHVMPFPDIIRLKRLEDVLEKYWNSHRLDHSVKYLIRHVFESPFDFFQEFGDYWEARGWQKIGHQLEDLFIRLQSFLVDRGTHSMDIITGLMKLDYFLGHKYKPRKIWWDSVLDKSDWSIYFKEIAAHPERITGNAGQAAFSERELQKLTVLEVLPFRLEPVLESVSGLRAEAAAMIEPGAATAGTGAAQDAGLNEAEAGAADAGLNAAGAAAVAEAGVADAAGLPAEGSHQAGLTAAAEAAAVAVAPAGTEGSTLLIVMYQQDDSQRAQYYTLPL is encoded by the coding sequence ATGAGAATCGTCCTGGCTACATTAAACGCCAAGTATATCCACACATCGCTGGCTATCCGCCTGCTGAAGGCTTACAGCGAGCATGAGTTCAAGGATATCCTTCTGGCGGAGTACACTATCAAAGATCCCGTGATGAATATCGTGTCAGATCTGTTCCAGAAGAAGCCGGATGTAATCGGATTCTCCTGTTATATATGGAATATAGAGGAAACCATCAAGGTCATTGGCATCCTCAAGCAGGTAATGCCGGAGGTTACCATCGTGCTTGGCGGGCCGGAGGTTTCTTATGAGCCGCTCTATTGGATGAAGCGGGAGGCAGGCATTGATTTTATTGTCAACGGCGACGGGGAGGAGACTTTCCACCATCTGCTGCAGGAACTGCGGGATGACCGCAAGTTCCACTTTGTCTACGGTGCCGCTTACCGCAAGGGCGAGGAGCTGATCGTCAATCCGCCGCGTCCCAAAAGCGACCTCAACACGCTGCCCACACCGCACCGGTTCGCCGAAGACTTGCCGGATCTCAGCAAGCGGATTGTTTATTTTGAGACAAGCCGGGGCTGTCCGTTCAACTGCCAGTTCTGCCTGTCCAGCATCGAGGTGGGCGTGAGGTATTACGATATTGAGCGGGTGAAGTCCGATCTGCTCTATTTGATTAATAACGGGGCCAAGGTAATCAAATTCCTCGACCGGACCTTTAATATCAACCGTAATTACGCGATGGAGATGTTCCAGTTTCTGATCGACAACCATCAGGGCTGTGTCTTCCAGTTCGAAATTACGGCGGATATCATGCGGCCTGAGGTGCTTGATTTTCTGGCAGAGAATGCCCCTCCGGGTATCTTCCGGTTCGAGATCGGAGTCCAGTCAACCAATGACGAGACGAATGAGCTGGTCAAGCGCCGCCAGAATTTCAAGAAGCTGTCCCGTACAGTGATGAAAATCAAAGCGAGCGGCAATATCGATCAGCATCTGGATCTTATAGCCGGCCTGCCGCAGGAGGATTATGCCACCTTCCGCAAAACGTTCAACGACGTCTTTGTTATGGAGCCGGAGGAGCTGCAGCTCGGATTCCTCAAAATGCTGCGCGGTACCGGACTGCGTGCCCAGGCGGCCAAATATGACTATACTTACATGGAGCATGCGCCTTATGAAATACTGAGCAGCCATGTCATGCCGTTCCCGGATATTATCCGGCTGAAGCGGCTGGAGGATGTGCTGGAGAAGTACTGGAACAGCCACCGGCTGGATCATTCGGTCAAATACCTGATCCGGCATGTGTTCGAGTCGCCGTTTGACTTCTTCCAGGAGTTCGGCGATTACTGGGAGGCGCGGGGCTGGCAGAAGATCGGCCATCAGCTGGAGGATCTCTTTATCCGGCTGCAGTCCTTCCTGGTGGACCGGGGAACGCACTCCATGGACATCATTACCGGACTGATGAAGCTCGACTACTTCCTTGGACATAAGTACAAGCCGCGCAAAATCTGGTGGGACTCTGTACTCGATAAGAGCGACTGGTCCATATACTTCAAGGAAATCGCCGCCCATCCGGAACGTATTACCGGAAATGCTGGGCAGGCCGCGTTCAGCGAGCGTGAGCTGCAAAAGTTAACCGTGCTGGAAGTGCTGCCGTTCCGGCTTGAGCCGGTGCTGGAGTCGGTCAGCGGACTGCGTGCTGAAGCGGCAGCAATGATTGAGCCGGGGGCAGCAACTGCTGGAACCGGGGCTGCGCAGGACGCCGGGTTGAATGAGGCGGAAGCGGGTGCGGCGGATGCCGGATTGAATGCGGCCGGAGCAGCTGCAGTTGCAGAAGCCGGGGTGGCGGATGCCGCCGGACTGCCGGCAGAAGGCAGCCATCAGGCAGGCCTGACTGCTGCTGCAGAAGCGGCAGCCGTTGCCGTGGCACCGGCCGGAACGGAAGGAAGCACACTGCTGATCGTAATGTACCAGCAGGATGACAGCCAGCGGGCGCAGTATTATACTTTGCCGCTATAG
- a CDS encoding oleate hydratase — MKKEYGNRQVYFVGGGIASLAGAAYLVRDCDFPGKNIHIIEEMHILGGSNDGAGSEEHGYVIRGGRMLNDEAYENLWELLSTIPSIDHPGKSVREEITEFDDANPTHSNARLVNSKGEVEDVLSMGFDMGDRLALGKLLITPEEAMGKARINDWFGPHFFTTNFWYMWATTFAFQPWHSAVEFKRYMLRFMHEFPRIQTLEGVTRTPYNQYDSIILPLQQYLAPFGVDFSLKCTVTDLQFAEGDGITVTGMNVSRQGIEDVIEVKEGDLVIVTNGSMTEGSSLGSMTSAPRLNGKGSSWKLWENIAAKKPGLGNPSPFADYVDESKWESFTVTFKDSVFFDLMEKFTRNRAGTGALVTFKDSSWFMSVVLAFQPHFRGQPEHVKVFWGYGLYPDKIGNYVHKRMCDCTGEEIMEELIGHLHFEAHKEEIMATANCIPCMMPYITSQFMPRLSSDRPKVVPEGSTNLAFISQFCEIPDDVVFTEEYSVRAARIAVYTLLGINRPVEPIKQYQYDVRTLLSGLVTSFR; from the coding sequence GTGAAAAAAGAGTATGGTAACCGGCAGGTGTATTTTGTGGGCGGGGGAATTGCATCCCTTGCGGGTGCGGCTTATCTGGTCAGGGATTGTGATTTTCCGGGCAAGAACATTCATATTATTGAAGAAATGCACATTCTCGGCGGCAGCAATGACGGCGCAGGCAGCGAAGAGCACGGATATGTGATCCGCGGCGGACGGATGCTGAACGATGAAGCGTATGAGAACTTGTGGGAGCTGCTCAGCACCATTCCTTCGATCGACCATCCGGGTAAATCGGTCCGCGAGGAAATCACCGAATTTGACGACGCCAACCCTACCCACTCCAATGCCAGACTGGTGAACAGTAAAGGTGAGGTTGAGGATGTGCTGTCGATGGGCTTTGATATGGGGGACCGGCTGGCGCTGGGCAAGCTGCTGATCACACCGGAAGAGGCGATGGGCAAAGCGCGGATTAACGACTGGTTCGGACCGCATTTTTTCACCACAAATTTCTGGTATATGTGGGCCACAACATTCGCCTTCCAACCCTGGCACAGTGCGGTGGAATTCAAACGGTATATGCTGCGCTTCATGCATGAGTTCCCGCGTATTCAGACCCTTGAAGGGGTGACGCGGACGCCTTACAACCAGTATGACTCGATTATTTTGCCGCTGCAGCAGTATTTGGCCCCTTTTGGTGTAGACTTCTCCCTGAAATGTACGGTAACGGATCTGCAGTTTGCAGAAGGCGACGGCATTACCGTGACCGGGATGAATGTATCGCGCCAGGGTATTGAAGATGTTATCGAGGTAAAAGAGGGCGATCTCGTCATTGTCACAAACGGCTCGATGACCGAAGGCTCAAGCCTCGGCTCGATGACCTCAGCCCCGCGTCTGAACGGCAAAGGCAGCTCGTGGAAGCTGTGGGAGAACATTGCGGCCAAAAAGCCGGGACTCGGCAATCCGTCTCCTTTTGCCGACTACGTAGATGAATCCAAATGGGAGTCGTTCACCGTTACGTTCAAGGATTCCGTCTTCTTTGATCTGATGGAGAAATTCACCCGCAACCGGGCCGGTACCGGCGCACTGGTCACCTTCAAGGATTCCAGCTGGTTCATGTCTGTAGTCCTGGCATTCCAGCCGCATTTCCGGGGTCAGCCTGAGCATGTCAAGGTGTTCTGGGGTTATGGCCTGTATCCGGACAAGATTGGGAATTATGTCCACAAAAGAATGTGCGACTGTACCGGTGAGGAAATTATGGAGGAGCTGATCGGCCATCTGCATTTTGAAGCGCATAAGGAGGAGATCATGGCTACGGCCAACTGTATCCCCTGCATGATGCCGTACATCACCTCCCAGTTCATGCCGCGGCTCAGCAGCGACCGGCCGAAGGTTGTACCGGAAGGCTCCACGAACCTCGCGTTCATCAGCCAGTTCTGCGAAATTCCTGACGACGTCGTCTTCACCGAGGAATATTCGGTCAGAGCGGCCAGAATCGCCGTCTATACCCTGCTTGGCATCAACCGTCCGGTAGAGCCGATCAAGCAGTACCAGTACGATGTGCGGACGCTGCTGTCCGGGCTGGTGACTTCTTTCAGATAG
- a CDS encoding RluA family pseudouridine synthase: MKTPAPVKTYTVKEPAELLPFLLEHITNRGRNAVKSLLSRGQVSVNGQSVTKHNFPLQPGQVVAIDQEKPAPAKELTGLTIVHEDDDIIVIQKDAGLLSIATGEDNELTAYRQLMEHVRLANPRNRVYVVHRLDRDTSGVMMFAKSERIQQALQNSWKDTVKERSYVALVEGAVKKPEGTISSWLKETSTLKMYSSHHEGDGLHAVTHYKLIQANRHFSLLEVKLETGRKNQIRVHMADIGHPIAGDKKYGAETKAVGRLGLHARLLSFVHPTSGELLTFESPVPKTFLKYTAPAPAN; the protein is encoded by the coding sequence ATGAAGACACCGGCACCTGTTAAAACCTATACGGTAAAAGAACCGGCAGAGCTTCTGCCCTTCCTGCTGGAGCATATTACGAACCGTGGACGCAATGCAGTCAAATCGCTGCTCTCCCGCGGACAAGTCTCGGTGAACGGCCAATCTGTCACCAAGCATAATTTCCCGCTCCAGCCGGGACAGGTTGTAGCCATTGATCAGGAAAAGCCGGCACCGGCCAAAGAACTGACCGGACTCACGATCGTCCATGAAGACGATGATATCATTGTTATTCAGAAGGATGCGGGACTGCTGTCCATCGCTACCGGAGAAGACAATGAGCTGACGGCTTACCGCCAGCTCATGGAGCATGTCCGTCTAGCCAATCCGCGTAACCGCGTATATGTGGTACACCGGCTGGACCGCGATACCTCCGGTGTGATGATGTTTGCCAAAAGCGAACGGATCCAGCAGGCGCTGCAGAATTCGTGGAAGGATACCGTCAAGGAGCGCTCTTACGTAGCCCTTGTGGAAGGCGCAGTCAAAAAACCGGAAGGCACCATCAGCTCCTGGCTGAAGGAAACCTCTACGCTGAAGATGTACTCCAGCCACCATGAAGGCGACGGGCTGCATGCCGTGACCCACTATAAGCTGATTCAGGCAAACCGCCATTTCTCCCTGCTTGAGGTGAAGCTGGAGACCGGACGCAAAAACCAGATCCGCGTGCATATGGCAGATATCGGCCACCCCATCGCCGGGGACAAGAAATACGGTGCGGAGACGAAGGCCGTGGGCCGGCTGGGACTGCATGCACGGCTGCTTTCCTTTGTGCATCCAACCAGCGGGGAGCTGCTGACCTTTGAGAGTCCGGTGCCGAAGACATTCCTGAAATACACTGCACCTGCCCCGGCCAACTAA
- a CDS encoding DsbA family oxidoreductase: MRIDIWSDYACPFCYIGKRRLEHALSQFEARDQVEVVFRSFQLDPNARVDLTRDIHDQLAVKYGMTREKAKEMNNQLAEQARGVGLEFNFDTVVHTNTFDSHRLSHFAASKGKAKEMTERLLQAYFTDTVNIGDREVLAGLAAEVGLDAAETAAVLDSDAYGDEVNNDIAAAQQLNITGVPFFVFNNKYAVSGAQPGPVFTEVLDTVWAEEQNTPALQVIGKPQSQAPDAEGCDDGSCNI; this comes from the coding sequence GTGAGAATTGATATATGGTCTGATTACGCCTGCCCGTTCTGTTATATCGGCAAAAGACGGCTTGAGCATGCGCTGAGCCAATTCGAGGCCCGTGATCAGGTAGAGGTGGTCTTCCGCAGCTTCCAGCTGGATCCGAACGCCCGTGTGGATTTGACGAGAGATATTCATGATCAGCTGGCGGTCAAATACGGCATGACCCGTGAGAAAGCCAAGGAAATGAACAACCAGCTGGCTGAACAGGCCAGAGGCGTCGGCCTTGAGTTTAATTTTGATACGGTGGTGCATACGAATACGTTTGACAGCCACCGCCTGAGCCATTTCGCTGCATCCAAAGGAAAAGCCAAAGAGATGACCGAACGCCTGCTGCAGGCCTATTTCACTGATACGGTGAACATTGGTGACCGCGAAGTACTTGCCGGGCTCGCCGCAGAGGTAGGATTGGACGCGGCCGAAACAGCAGCCGTACTAGACAGCGATGCTTATGGTGACGAAGTGAACAACGACATCGCCGCAGCGCAGCAGCTGAACATCACCGGCGTGCCGTTCTTTGTGTTCAACAACAAATATGCGGTGTCCGGCGCACAGCCGGGTCCGGTATTTACCGAGGTGCTGGATACCGTGTGGGCTGAAGAGCAGAACACGCCTGCGCTGCAGGTCATCGGCAAACCACAGTCCCAGGCGCCTGATGCCGAAGGCTGCGACGACGGTTCCTGCAATATTTAA
- a CDS encoding alpha/beta hydrolase: MKENSFRMTDPLGVSIHVYEWLPDIEAPVRGIVQIAHGMCETAARYTRFAEDLTRAGYAVYANDHRGHGKTAGKVNLLGDAGEDGFYWMRRDMLQLAGIARSRHEGVPIFLLAHSMGSFLAQKLMCEDGHEVYAGFILSGTNGPRPLVGFGESLAAMQLRIQGERHRSVLLNGIVFGPYNRAFSPIRTAFDWLSSDPEEVDRFIADPYCGAICTTRFFRDFFHLLRELHCQETLLTLCRDKPVYLFSGAKDPVGMNGQGVLRLAQMYRERGLTDVECKLYPDGRHEMLNEVNRSEVTADILDWLVRHLPAESLFVQPAAN, from the coding sequence ATGAAGGAGAACAGCTTTAGGATGACCGATCCGCTCGGTGTCAGTATCCATGTGTATGAGTGGCTGCCGGATATAGAAGCTCCGGTCCGGGGGATTGTGCAGATTGCTCACGGCATGTGCGAAACAGCTGCGCGTTATACGCGTTTTGCCGAAGACCTGACCAGAGCGGGTTATGCAGTGTATGCCAATGACCACCGCGGCCACGGCAAAACCGCAGGCAAGGTGAACCTGCTCGGCGATGCCGGCGAAGACGGCTTCTACTGGATGCGCCGGGATATGCTGCAGCTTGCCGGAATTGCCCGTTCCCGGCATGAGGGCGTGCCGATCTTCCTGCTTGCCCACAGCATGGGCTCGTTTCTGGCCCAGAAGCTGATGTGCGAGGACGGGCATGAGGTCTACGCCGGTTTCATTCTCAGCGGTACCAACGGCCCCCGTCCGCTGGTGGGATTCGGGGAATCGCTGGCTGCCATGCAGCTTAGAATACAGGGCGAGCGCCACCGGAGCGTGCTGCTTAACGGTATTGTATTTGGTCCTTATAACCGTGCCTTCTCGCCGATACGGACAGCCTTTGACTGGCTGAGCAGCGACCCGGAGGAAGTGGACCGTTTTATTGCGGACCCATACTGCGGCGCAATCTGCACTACCCGGTTCTTCCGCGATTTTTTCCATCTGCTGCGGGAGCTGCACTGCCAGGAGACCCTGCTTACCTTATGCAGGGATAAGCCGGTATACCTGTTCTCAGGCGCCAAAGATCCTGTAGGCATGAACGGCCAAGGGGTATTGCGGCTGGCACAGATGTACAGGGAACGCGGATTAACGGACGTGGAATGCAAACTGTACCCGGACGGCAGACATGAGATGCTTAACGAGGTCAACCGCAGCGAGGTCACAGCCGATATACTGGATTGGCTGGTACGCCACCTCCCTGCAGAATCCCTTTTTGTGCAGCCTGCGGCAAATTAA
- a CDS encoding glycosyltransferase family 2 protein, producing the protein MHDVSIVIPTRNRIKDLTLCIESIGRQTELEDVSIELLIVDDGDIDEATLDYFRKVLAQMPNAELRYYRKKQPGVWLSRYEALGLIDGEILLSFDDDAELDDPLYIRRMLDTYESDPTIVGVGGIAKGLSSSRSGKLLGMLTCQMSSSPGRLSASTLAGSLMLWEKTQDTFETDFFHGCNMSFRRTSLKDMKPYPWMTSYAVADDIYMCHLASKYGKLVINPDLKITHHESPSSRDKAGRVARATAVNHYYLLNLRKAPVTNYAALLWTLSYLAVKATLKRNFNAVSGYASGILFVLNPRKNKYREFMLD; encoded by the coding sequence ATGCATGATGTATCTATAGTCATCCCTACACGCAACAGGATCAAAGACCTCACCTTGTGTATCGAATCCATCGGCAGGCAGACAGAGCTGGAAGACGTCTCGATTGAGCTGCTGATTGTCGATGATGGCGATATTGATGAGGCCACTCTCGACTATTTCCGCAAAGTGCTTGCACAGATGCCTAATGCGGAGCTGCGTTATTACCGCAAGAAGCAGCCGGGCGTATGGCTCTCCCGTTACGAAGCGCTCGGACTGATCGACGGAGAAATCCTGCTGAGCTTTGATGACGACGCGGAGCTGGATGATCCGCTGTACATCCGCCGGATGCTGGATACATACGAATCAGACCCCACGATTGTCGGCGTAGGCGGCATTGCCAAAGGCCTCTCCAGCAGCAGATCCGGCAAACTGCTCGGTATGCTCACCTGCCAGATGTCCTCCTCGCCCGGCAGACTGTCGGCCAGTACACTGGCAGGCTCTCTCATGCTCTGGGAGAAGACGCAGGACACCTTTGAGACAGATTTTTTCCATGGCTGCAATATGTCGTTCCGGCGGACGTCTTTGAAGGATATGAAGCCTTATCCGTGGATGACAAGTTATGCCGTAGCTGATGATATTTATATGTGCCATCTCGCCAGCAAATATGGCAAGCTCGTAATCAACCCCGATCTGAAAATTACCCATCACGAATCCCCGAGCTCCCGTGATAAGGCGGGCCGGGTCGCCAGGGCCACCGCAGTTAACCATTATTATCTGCTAAATCTGCGTAAAGCCCCGGTGACAAATTATGCCGCCCTGCTGTGGACATTGTCCTATCTGGCAGTCAAAGCTACGCTTAAGCGGAATTTCAATGCCGTCTCAGGCTACGCAAGCGGTATTCTCTTTGTACTGAATCCACGCAAGAACAAATATAGGGAATTTATGCTGGACTAA
- the dhaS gene encoding dihydroxyacetone kinase transcriptional activator DhaS, with protein sequence MSTALLTKKALAHSLKQLMEHTPLNKISVRHLVSHCGVNRQTFYYHFQDIFDLLGWIYKTEAVESLAGYRSYSTWTDGFYRIFCYIENNRAFCYNTLDSLGRTHLDAYLYEVTHDLVMGVIHELAEGLEVSSEDKSFIANFYTLAFTGLIIQWMRDGMKDQPKYMIEQLSVLIEGNFLKALQKYDQKPSLR encoded by the coding sequence ATGTCCACTGCCCTCCTCACCAAAAAAGCGCTCGCCCATTCGCTCAAGCAGCTGATGGAGCATACCCCGCTGAATAAAATCTCTGTCAGGCATCTGGTCAGCCATTGCGGGGTGAACCGCCAGACCTTTTATTATCATTTTCAGGATATTTTTGACCTGCTGGGCTGGATTTATAAGACAGAGGCTGTCGAGAGCCTTGCGGGATACCGCAGCTACAGTACCTGGACGGACGGCTTTTACAGAATCTTTTGCTATATCGAAAATAACAGGGCCTTCTGCTACAACACGCTGGACTCGCTGGGCCGGACCCATCTGGATGCCTATCTGTACGAGGTGACCCATGACCTGGTTATGGGCGTCATCCATGAGCTGGCAGAGGGACTCGAGGTCTCTTCAGAAGACAAAAGCTTCATTGCCAACTTCTACACCCTCGCCTTCACCGGCCTCATTATCCAGTGGATGCGTGACGGCATGAAGGACCAGCCCAAGTATATGATTGAGCAGCTCAGTGTGCTGATTGAGGGCAATTTTCTCAAGGCGCTGCAGAAATACGATCAGAAGCCGTCGCTCCGTTAG
- the recQ gene encoding DNA helicase RecQ yields MSMQAPTMEQAQAELQKYYGYPDFREGQKKIVRNLLEGQDTLGILPTGGGKSICYQVPALLMPGLTLVISPLISLMKDQVDALTTAGIPAAYINSTLSGKEVNERIRAARRGELKLLYVAPERLELDWFRLEMAGLSISCVAVDEAHCVSQWGHDFRTSYLAVAPFVAELPQRPILAAFTATATPEVMEDMVRLLRLREPGVFMTGLGRDNLAMSVLRGENKREFVLDYTASHSHQPGIVYAATRKDVDDLYQRLQATGIAAGRYHAGMNDQERAESQEGFLYDDIRVMVATNAFGMGIDKSNVRYVIHYNMPKNMEAYVQEAGRAGRDGEPSECILLFSAQDIMTQKFLIEQNPQDPERKANEYRKLQQMIDYCYTTRCLRSAQLDYFGEAHEDKLCGICSSCTDERELVDMTVDAQKIFSCIHRMRERFGVALVASVLKGSRNQKVLQYGFEQLPTHGAMSGRTEKEITESINVLISEGYLALSEGQYPVVRLQPLAAEVLRGQREVHQRVARPLRTSGASGSRDRRRGYDTSPSAVNETVFEQLRLIRRELAGREHVPSYIIFNDATLREMSVVCPQTEAEMLRVKGVGEVKYRKYGRPFLEFFQNEM; encoded by the coding sequence ATGAGTATGCAAGCACCTACTATGGAACAGGCGCAGGCTGAACTGCAAAAATATTATGGTTATCCCGATTTCAGGGAGGGCCAAAAGAAGATTGTCCGGAATCTGCTGGAAGGTCAGGATACGCTGGGCATCCTGCCTACCGGAGGCGGAAAGTCGATCTGTTATCAGGTGCCGGCGCTGCTGATGCCCGGACTGACCCTGGTCATTTCACCGCTGATCTCATTAATGAAGGATCAGGTGGATGCACTGACAACCGCAGGCATTCCGGCTGCCTATATCAACAGCACCTTAAGCGGCAAGGAAGTCAACGAACGGATCCGCGCCGCCCGCCGCGGGGAGCTGAAGCTGCTGTATGTCGCACCGGAGCGCCTGGAGCTGGACTGGTTCCGTCTGGAGATGGCCGGGCTGTCCATTTCCTGCGTAGCTGTGGATGAGGCGCACTGTGTATCACAATGGGGACATGATTTCCGGACCAGCTACCTTGCGGTTGCCCCTTTTGTGGCCGAGCTGCCGCAGCGGCCGATTCTGGCGGCATTTACGGCAACGGCGACGCCGGAGGTTATGGAGGATATGGTCCGGCTGCTGAGGCTGCGCGAGCCGGGCGTTTTTATGACCGGCCTTGGACGGGACAACCTGGCGATGTCGGTGCTGCGCGGGGAGAACAAACGCGAATTCGTGCTGGATTACACTGCTTCGCATTCCCATCAGCCGGGCATCGTGTATGCGGCTACCCGTAAGGATGTCGATGATCTGTACCAGAGACTGCAGGCTACAGGAATTGCCGCCGGGCGTTACCATGCCGGGATGAATGATCAGGAGCGTGCAGAAAGCCAGGAGGGCTTCCTATATGACGACATCCGGGTAATGGTGGCAACGAATGCCTTCGGGATGGGAATCGACAAATCTAATGTACGCTACGTAATCCATTACAATATGCCGAAGAATATGGAGGCGTATGTTCAGGAAGCAGGACGTGCCGGACGGGACGGTGAGCCAAGCGAGTGTATCCTGCTGTTCAGCGCGCAGGATATCATGACCCAGAAGTTCCTGATCGAGCAGAATCCCCAGGACCCGGAACGCAAAGCGAATGAATACCGCAAGCTGCAGCAGATGATCGACTACTGCTACACCACCCGCTGCCTGCGCAGCGCGCAGCTGGATTATTTCGGGGAAGCGCATGAGGACAAGCTCTGCGGCATCTGCAGCTCCTGCACGGATGAGCGCGAGCTGGTTGACATGACGGTGGACGCGCAGAAGATCTTCTCCTGCATTCACCGGATGCGTGAGCGTTTCGGTGTGGCGCTGGTCGCCTCCGTGCTCAAGGGCTCGCGCAACCAGAAGGTGCTGCAGTACGGCTTTGAGCAGCTGCCGACCCATGGCGCGATGTCCGGCAGGACGGAGAAGGAGATTACCGAGAGCATCAATGTGCTGATCTCGGAAGGGTATCTGGCTTTGTCTGAAGGCCAGTATCCGGTAGTGCGGCTGCAGCCGCTGGCAGCCGAGGTGCTGCGCGGACAGCGCGAGGTGCATCAGCGCGTGGCCCGGCCGCTGCGCACGAGCGGGGCCTCCGGCTCGCGTGACCGCAGACGCGGATACGACACTTCGCCGTCAGCTGTCAACGAGACGGTCTTCGAGCAGCTGCGCCTGATCCGCCGCGAGCTGGCGGGGCGTGAGCATGTGCCGTCCTATATTATTTTTAATGATGCGACCCTGCGTGAGATGAGCGTGGTTTGCCCGCAGACGGAAGCGGAAATGCTGAGGGTGAAGGGTGTCGGGGAAGTGAAATACCGGAAGTACGGCAGGCCCTTCCTGGAGTTTTTTCAAAATGAAATGTAA